A stretch of the Lolium perenne isolate Kyuss_39 chromosome 3, Kyuss_2.0, whole genome shotgun sequence genome encodes the following:
- the LOC127344091 gene encoding uncharacterized protein, which translates to MGNCNCFKSHRAVASWVDDDEWVVDVEEGKRPAAEKVDQGVEVKIRVTKRQVQELLQKAGLDGKGPWTEQVLAELINSGTVCCDRPEARGHWRPALQSISEGEEACLL; encoded by the coding sequence ATGGGGAACTGCAACTGTTTCAAGTCGCACCGCGCCGTGGCGTCGTGGGTGGACGACGACGAGTGGGTGGTGGACGTGGAGGAGGGGAAGAGGCCAGCCGCCGAGAAGGTTGATCAGGGAGTCGAGGTGAAGATCAGGGTGACCAAGAGGCAGGTCCAGGAGCTGCTGCAGAAAGCAGGGCTGGATGGCAAGGGGCCGTGGACGGAGCAGGTGCTCGCGGAGCTGATCAACTCCGGCACGGTGTGCTGCGACCGCCCCGAGGCTAGGGGGCACTGGAGGCCGGCGCTGCAGAGCATCTCCGAAGGCGAGGAGGCATGCCTTTTGTAG